One genomic window of Quercus robur chromosome 6, dhQueRobu3.1, whole genome shotgun sequence includes the following:
- the LOC126690598 gene encoding uncharacterized protein LOC126690598: MSSQYPILDNRPIDQWKVTELKEELKRRRLTTTGLKADLIKRLDEAILIERENAAKLAEMENAAKLAEMENAAKLAEMEKAAKDADNGFECGVESVVGSKDVQSVQVAAETDKDLADDSDKNNKNKNADDVTVEVDINESEATLDQEKVEESDMLGHIDSSRVEEEIVVQTTTVETSIEVTETVVSEVVLSEQDSENVETHEENGNIKSQLENDDLKSHLEIEESKPQLESEESKPQLESEESKPQLENESLNPPSEGVMLDLSTPDNQVSEVSPILGSQVKSDSISTDSVSINETIELKDNVIADHVNLELDVVKPEMVEPSSSHVVPVGGESHPMDVEEPHENKASDGGKDSCNATDADINKKIDSADVGYSEKLNLDRSSGDDSMEEDVLESKQIDSKYNSEEVEIKIEKSHVVKEESHVAVLGDALSAEKKEVNVESKSHPAAPAEKRKFNDQPAVGNSEPIKRQRRWKSEGLKVPEPQSTNSTPTTTPKDTFQSAATKRNFSRSDSTNSEDTPKERVVPPSPKSPTNSLRIDRFLRPFTLKAVQELLGKTGSVTSFWMDHIKTHCYVTYSSVEEAVETRNAVFNLQWPPNGGRLLVADFVDPQEVKSRVEAPQTPVTPTSAGPIVPPAPPTSQPQPSPRQHRPQLPPPPPLPPPPPLSNPPQSRERVQLPPPPPLPEKLDPPIVTLDDLFRKTKATPRIYYLPLTEEQVAAKLTAQGKNTRQ, translated from the exons ATGTCATCACAGTATCCAATTCTTGACAATCGACCAATTGATCAATGGAAGGTTACAGAGCTAAAAGAGGAGCTTAAAAGAAGGAGATTAACAACTACTGGTTTAAAGGCTGATTTGATTAAACGTCTGGATGAAGCTATTCTCATCGAAAGGGAAAATGCTGCAAAGCTTGCTGAAATGGAAAATGCGGCAAAGCTTGCCGAAATGGAAAATGCAGCAAAGCTTGCTGAAATGGAAAAGGCTGCAAAGGATGCGGATAATGGATTTGAATGTGGAGTTGAATCTGTAGTTGGATCAAAAGATGTGCAGTCAGTGCAAGTTGCTGCAGAAACTGATAAAGACCTTGCAGATGACAGTGATAAAAAtaacaagaacaaaaatgcagATGATGTTACAGTTGAGGTTGATATTAATGAGAGTGAGGCAACCTTGGATCAAGAAAAAGTTGAGGAAAGTGACATGCTTGGTCATATTGATTCTTCTAGGGTGGAAGAGGAGATAGTTGTTCAGACAACCACTGTCGAAACCAGCATTGAAGTAACTGAGACTGTGGTATCTGAGGTAGTGTTGAGTGAGCAAGATTCAGAGAACGTTGAAACCCACGAGGAGAATGGAAACATAAAATCCCAGCTGGAAAATGATGATCTGAAGTCCCATCTGGAGATTGAGGAATCAAAGCCCCAGTTGGAGAGTGAGGAATCAAAGCCCCAGTTGGAGAGTGAGGAATCAAAGCCCCAGCTGGAAAATGAGAGTTTAAATCCTCCATCCGAGGGTGTCATGCTCGACCTTTCTACTCCAGACAACCAGGTATCTGAAGTCAGCCCTATTTTAGGGTCTCAAGTAAAATCTGATTCTATTTCTACTGATTCTGTGTCAATTAATGAAACGATTGAACTAAAGGATAATGTAATTGCTGATCATGTCAATTTAGAACTAGATGTTGTTAAGCCTGAGATGGTGGAACCATCATCCAGCCATGTTGTCCCAGTTGGTGGTGAATCACATCCAATGGATGTTGAGGAGCCACATGAGAACAAGGCATCTGATGGAGGGAAAGATAGCTGCAATGCTACAGATGCAGATATAAACAAGAAAATTGATAGTGCAGATGTAGGGTACTCTGAAAAGTTAAATTTGGACAGGAGTTCTGGTGATGATTCCATGGAAGAGGATGTGCTGGAGAGTAAGCAAATTGATTCTAAGTATAACTCTGAAGAAGTAGAAATTAAGATTGAGAAAAGTCATGTTGTGAAAGAGGAAAGTCATGTTGCTGTTCTTGGGGATGCTTTATCTGCTGAAAAAAAGGAAGTCAATGTTGAGAGTAAGAGTCATCCAGCTGCACCTgctgagaaaagaaaattcaatg ATCAACCAGCAGTTGGAAATAGTGAGCCAATCAAGAGGCAACGTAGGTGGAAATCTGAAGGCCTCAAAGTTCCAGAGCCCCAGAGCACTAATTCTACCCCTACAACTACGCCGAAGGACACTTTCCAGTCTGCTGCTACAAAACGTAACTTCTCTAGATCGGACTCTACAAATAGTGAGGATACTCCCAAGGAACGTGTTG TTCCTCCATCACCAAAATCTCCAACTAATTCTCTTAGAATTGATCGATTTCTGCGTCCCTTTACATTGAAAGCAGTGCAAGAACTTCTTGGCAAAACTGGGAGTGTTACCAGCTTTTGGATGGACCACATCAAGACCCATTGCTATGTTACT TACTCATCAGTGGAAGAAGCTGTAGAGACAAGGAACGCTGTTTTTAACTTGCAATGGCCTCCAAATGGTGGGCGCCTCCTAGTGGCTGACTTTGTTGATCCTCAGGAAGTGAAATCGCGGGTGGAGGCTCCTCAGACTCCAGTTACACCTACAAGTGCTGGTCCCATTGTTCCTCCTGCCCCTCCCACCTCGCAGCCCCAGCCCTCACCCCGTCAACATAGGCCGCAGCTTCCACCACCACCTCCTCTACCACCACCGCCACCTTTGTCTAACCCACCTCAGTCAAGAGAGCGGGTTCAActtccacctccacctccacttCCGGAGAAACTTGACCCTCCTATTGTCACTTTGGATGATCTCTTCCGGAAAACCAAGGCAACCCCTCGGATCTACTATTTGCCTTTGACAGAAGAACAAGTAGCAGCAAAACTCACAGCGCAGGGCAAAAACACCAGGCAGTAG
- the LOC126690597 gene encoding 60S ribosomal protein L30-like — protein sequence MKSGKYTLGYKTVLRSLRNSRGKLIIISSNCPPLRKSEIEYYAMLAKVGVHHFVGNNNDLGTACGKYYRVSCLSIIDPGDSDIIKTLPGDH from the exons ATGAAGAGCGGCAAATACACGCTCGGCTACAAAACCGTTCTTCGCTCTCTCAGAAACTccagag GAAAACTTATTATAATATCGAGTAATTGTCCACCGCTGAGGAAATCCGAGATTGAGTACTATGCAATGCTCGCCAAAGTTGGGGTTCACCATTTTGTTGGAA ACAATAATGACTTGGGAACAGCTTGTGGCAAGTATTATCGGGTGTCTTGCCTTAGCATTATTGATCCAG GTGATTCTGATATCATTAAGACCCTGCCAGGTGACCATTAA
- the LOC126690596 gene encoding uncharacterized protein LOC126690596, which yields MNSVFNEQILADKLSKVNSTQQCIETLSHWCIFHRSKAELVVSTWDKQFHSSQMVQKVPLLYLANDILQNSKRKGNEFVTEFWKVLPAALKSVTGTGDDQGKNVVSRLVAIWEERRVFGSRARSLKDIMLGEELPPPLEFSKKRSRSVRIVKRDSRSIRTKLSIGGTAEKIVSAFHLVLSEHPNEDAEMSKCKSAVHRVRRMEKDFDFTCSNAKDPKRKTLSKELEEEENILKQCIEKLKSVEASRVALVSQLKEALHEQESELENVRTQMQVAQAQAEEASNMRKRLDDEDYVSKPSTATTPIDANSKAGQTTKKSAAAIAAEVADRLAASSSSQLIMTSVLSTFAAEEAKNAGLAKVSTPSNSDSTVKPEKSLPVSEPIAFLSTQPFTTPPNHSYQSVLVPQSTVQNQVPTSQAQYHIIPNPSSQQYLQPSGGIMTPYGYNSIPPLPPGPPPPPPHMVSPMVPLTLQVTQQPPAPPSFRPLQPPGMVFYANPHLSQ from the exons ATGAATAGTGTTTTCAATGAGCAGATTCTTGCTGATAAACTCTCCAAGGTCAACAGCACCCAGCAGTGCATTGAAA CTTTGTCACATTGGTGTATATTTCACCGGAGCAAAGCAGAACTGGTTGTTTCGACATGGGATAAACAGTTCCACAGTTCGCAGATGGTTCAGAAAGTTCCCCTGTTGTATCTAGCAAATGACATCCTACAAAATAGTAAACGAAAAGGAAATGAGTTTGTTACTGAGTTTTGGAAGGTTCTTCCTGCTGCACTCAAAAGCGTTACTGGAACAGGAGATGATCAAGGAAAAAATGTGGTCTCTAGATTG GTTGCTATATGGGAAGAAAGGAGAGTTTTTGGATCCCGTGCACGGAGCCTCAAAGATATAATGCTTGGAGAGGAATTGCCTCCACCCTTGGAGTTCAGCAAAAAACGTTCGCGTTCAGTCAGAATTGTAAAAAGGGATTCACGCTCTATTAGAACG AAATTGTCCATTGGAGGTACAGCTGAAAAAATAGTTTCAGCATTTCACTTGGTGCTCAGTGAACATCCTAATGAAGATGCCGAAATGAGTAAATGCAAGTCTGCAGTTCACCGTGTGAGGAGGATGGAGAAAGATTTTGATTTCACCTGTTCTAACG CAAAGGATCCAAAGCGAAAAACTCTGTCAAAAGAACTTGAGGAGgaggaaaatattttgaaacagTGTATTGAAAAACTTAAATCAGTTGAAGCAAGTAGAGTAGCGCTTGTATCTCAGTTAAAAGAAGCTCTACATGAACAG GAATCTGAACTGGAGAACGTCCGAACTCAGATGCAG GTAGCTCAGGCACAGGCAGAGGAAGCCAGCAACATGCGGAAGCGGcttgatgatgaagattatgTATCAAAACCATCCACTGCAACCACTCCAATTGATGCAAACTCAAAAGCAGGGCAAACAACTAAGAAGTCAGCTGCAGCCATTGCAGCTGAGGTTGCAGACAGGCTTGCAGCTTCTAGCTCCTCTCAACTGATAATGACTTCTGTTCTCTCTACATTTGCAGCGGAAGAGGCAAAGAATGCTGGATTAGCAAAAGTGTCCACGCCTTCAAATTCCGATTCAACAGTAAAACCTGAGAAGTCGTTGCCAGTTTCAGAGCCTATTGCTTTCTTGTCCACACAGCCGTTTACTACACCACCAAACCATTCGTATCAATCAGTTTTGGTTCCACAATCAACAGTGCAGAACCAAGTCCCAACCTCTCAAGCTCAATATCATATAATTCCAAACCCATCTTCCCAACAGTATTTGCAGCCATCAGGAGGGATCATGACCCCGTATGGTTATAATAGTATTCCACCCTTACCACCAGGACCGCCACCTCCCCCACCCCATATGGTCAGTCCAATGGTGCCTTTGACTTTGCAAGTAACTCAGCAACCCCCAGCGCCCCCTAGTTTCCGGCCACTTCAGCCTCCTGGGATGGTATTCTATGCTAATCCTCACCTTTCTCAGTGA